In the genome of Streptomyces pactum, one region contains:
- a CDS encoding SpoIIE family protein phosphatase — MEDPQRHQDPAVHGETPAASPVAPGGLAVPAARPPLPGADAPGGTPATVRQGHDRPVPEGPEDEESGIGRLAATVERLRHEVRRAHAAADGRALVEMAKGVLVERLRCGPAEAARQLVALAQGAGVTQLELAADIVNQASQDRLAEAAGEFLARVSASRRAPADRPAVHRPEDTEPASVAVRLRTAESGALAADDTQAVAESILAHALVPLGATAVAVWAADGDSSLTLAGYAGFSDEEAARWHYVPPGVATVARRALTELRLVQVGSLSRTGLPSIGYREFPDGGRVAVPTGTGGRITGVLEIGWPQELEPQPPRIERQLEALAELCAHTLEEHPTPRGAGAGRRDRDLAELVDLAGGLHDPALVLRPHLGPDGRLVDFRIHHANSLFVDPAGRPRAAVTGSLLLEAYPLAADDGGLFEKVQRVHATGEPFRSDRMALTALVGQVPVTAVTGVSISRHGDGVLLIWRIESEAARLANLLQHAQRLGRIGGFEENLETGEIVWNSQLYHLYGLPVTALPVPLEQLPGHAHPDDSAAIRRFLRTLLHHRRPASAALRLRRPDGVTRHIRLVAEPVLGAGGRLVAVRGAYQDISSQHWTEVALAVTRDQLAHTEAQAAERNRLALQLQHAIMPPARGPILAPNLRVAVRYRPAETEHLVGGDWYDAVVLPSGQVLLCVGDVAGHGIEAATSMVVLRNALRGLAVTGAGPAQLLTWLNTVAHYLTSQITATAVCGLFDPEDRSLRWARAGHLPPVLVRGGEATALPLPEGILLGAVPEARYEEHLLRLDPDDRLLMYTDGLVERRDRSVEHSLGQLVGTAGKHPGDLDTYLDRVLTHSRSDTDDDTCLVGVELR; from the coding sequence GTGGAAGACCCCCAGCGGCACCAGGACCCGGCGGTCCACGGTGAGACGCCGGCCGCGTCCCCCGTGGCGCCGGGCGGCCTCGCGGTGCCCGCCGCCCGGCCGCCGCTGCCCGGCGCCGACGCGCCCGGCGGCACGCCGGCGACGGTCCGGCAGGGGCACGACCGGCCGGTGCCGGAGGGCCCGGAGGACGAGGAGTCGGGGATCGGCCGCCTCGCCGCCACGGTGGAGCGGCTGCGGCACGAGGTGCGCCGGGCGCACGCCGCCGCCGACGGCCGTGCCCTGGTGGAGATGGCCAAGGGCGTCCTGGTGGAACGGCTGCGCTGCGGGCCCGCCGAGGCGGCCCGGCAGCTCGTGGCGCTCGCCCAGGGCGCCGGGGTGACCCAGCTGGAACTCGCCGCCGACATCGTCAACCAGGCGTCCCAGGACCGCCTCGCCGAGGCGGCCGGGGAGTTCCTGGCCCGGGTCTCGGCGAGCCGCCGGGCCCCGGCGGACCGGCCCGCGGTCCACCGGCCGGAGGACACCGAGCCCGCCTCGGTGGCGGTCCGGCTGCGCACCGCGGAGAGCGGCGCCCTGGCCGCCGACGACACCCAGGCCGTCGCCGAGTCGATCCTCGCCCACGCGCTCGTCCCGCTGGGCGCCACCGCGGTCGCGGTCTGGGCGGCCGACGGGGACTCCTCGCTCACCCTGGCCGGGTACGCGGGCTTCTCCGACGAGGAGGCCGCCCGCTGGCACTACGTCCCGCCCGGGGTGGCCACGGTCGCCCGCCGCGCGCTCACCGAACTACGGCTGGTCCAGGTCGGCAGCCTGTCGCGTACCGGTCTGCCGTCGATCGGCTACCGCGAGTTCCCCGACGGCGGCCGGGTGGCGGTGCCCACCGGGACCGGCGGCCGGATCACCGGGGTGCTGGAGATCGGCTGGCCGCAGGAGCTGGAACCGCAGCCGCCGCGCATCGAACGGCAGCTGGAGGCGCTGGCCGAACTGTGCGCCCACACCCTGGAGGAGCACCCGACGCCGCGCGGCGCGGGCGCCGGCCGGCGCGACCGGGACCTGGCGGAGCTGGTGGACCTCGCCGGCGGGCTGCACGACCCCGCCCTGGTGCTCCGGCCCCACCTGGGCCCGGACGGACGGCTGGTGGACTTCCGCATCCACCACGCCAACAGCCTCTTCGTGGACCCCGCGGGACGCCCCCGCGCGGCCGTCACCGGCTCGCTGCTGCTGGAGGCGTACCCGCTCGCCGCCGACGACGGCGGGCTGTTCGAGAAGGTGCAGCGGGTGCACGCCACCGGGGAGCCGTTCCGCTCCGACCGGATGGCGCTGACCGCGCTGGTCGGCCAGGTGCCGGTGACCGCCGTCACGGGCGTGAGCATCAGCCGGCACGGCGACGGCGTCCTGCTGATATGGCGGATCGAGAGCGAGGCGGCCCGGCTCGCCAACCTCCTCCAGCACGCCCAGCGGCTGGGCCGGATCGGCGGGTTCGAGGAGAACCTGGAGACCGGGGAGATCGTCTGGAACAGCCAGCTGTACCACCTGTACGGGCTGCCGGTCACCGCCCTCCCGGTCCCCCTGGAACAGCTGCCCGGCCACGCGCACCCCGACGACTCGGCCGCCATCCGGCGCTTCCTGCGCACCCTGCTGCACCACCGCCGTCCCGCCTCCGCCGCGCTGCGGCTGCGCCGGCCGGACGGGGTGACCCGCCACATCCGGCTGGTCGCCGAGCCGGTGTTGGGGGCGGGCGGCCGTCTGGTGGCCGTCCGCGGCGCCTACCAGGACATCTCCTCCCAGCACTGGACCGAGGTGGCCCTGGCGGTCACCCGCGACCAGCTGGCGCACACCGAGGCGCAGGCCGCCGAACGCAACCGGCTGGCCCTGCAGTTGCAGCACGCCATCATGCCGCCCGCCCGCGGCCCGATCCTGGCGCCGAACCTGCGGGTGGCCGTGCGCTACCGGCCGGCCGAGACCGAGCACCTGGTCGGCGGCGACTGGTACGACGCGGTGGTCCTCCCCTCGGGACAGGTGCTGCTGTGCGTGGGCGACGTCGCCGGCCACGGCATCGAGGCGGCCACCAGCATGGTGGTGCTCCGCAACGCGCTGCGCGGCCTGGCCGTCACCGGGGCGGGTCCGGCGCAGCTGCTCACCTGGCTCAACACCGTGGCGCACTACCTGACCTCGCAGATCACCGCGACCGCGGTGTGCGGCCTGTTCGACCCCGAGGACCGGTCACTGCGCTGGGCGCGGGCCGGCCACCTGCCGCCGGTGCTGGTGCGGGGCGGTGAGGCCACCGCCCTGCCGCTGCCGGAGGGCATCCTGCTCGGCGCGGTGCCCGAGGCCCGCTACGAGGAGCACCTGCTGCGGCTCGACCCCGACGACCGGCTGCTGATGTACACCGACGGACTGGTGGAGCGGCGGGACCGCTCGGTGGAGCACTCGCTGGGCCAGCTCGTCGGCACCGCCGGGAAGCACCCGGGCGACCTGGACACCTACCTGGACCGGGTCCTCACGCACAGCCGGTCCGACACCGACGACGACACCTGCCTGGTCGGCGTCGAACTGCGCTGA